A genomic segment from Moorena sp. SIOASIH encodes:
- a CDS encoding glycosyltransferase family 4 protein, translating to MGWFPEQAGGLNRVYYDCTRYLPQAGVEMRGLVAGSTAVSENSGGQVQAFASHESPLWQRWSGIRQTMHRVLKEEDYPLVVSHFALYTFPILDQLDSRPMVMHFQGPWALEGHVEGSNTVATRLKWMLERVTYGRIAKFIVLSEAFRNTLHQEYHIPLERIHIIPPGVDTERFDTTITPEEARSKLGWPQDRPIILAVRRLAKRMGLENLIAAVDQVRKRYPDVLLLIAGKGTLMPTLQAQIEALGLTDHVRLLGFVSDQDLALAYRAATFSVVPTVAWEGFGLIVIESLVNGTPVLGTPVDSIPEILQPFSEDLLFEGTSVDQLAQGMIEVFSGKRQLPSSEACEAYVHEHYTWPVIAQRIKSVYQAAMD from the coding sequence ATGGGTTGGTTCCCTGAACAAGCAGGAGGACTCAACCGAGTTTATTACGATTGCACTCGTTACTTACCCCAAGCTGGTGTAGAGATGCGTGGCTTAGTGGCAGGCTCAACCGCTGTATCTGAAAACTCCGGTGGTCAAGTCCAAGCCTTTGCTAGCCATGAATCCCCTCTCTGGCAACGCTGGAGCGGTATCCGACAGACGATGCATCGAGTGCTGAAGGAGGAAGACTACCCCCTAGTAGTGTCCCACTTCGCTTTATATACCTTTCCAATCCTCGATCAATTAGACAGTCGCCCAATGGTGATGCACTTCCAAGGGCCTTGGGCATTAGAAGGGCATGTAGAAGGCAGCAATACCGTTGCGACTCGGTTAAAATGGATGCTAGAGCGGGTGACTTACGGACGGATAGCTAAGTTTATCGTACTTTCTGAGGCTTTCCGTAACACCTTGCACCAAGAGTATCATATCCCACTAGAGCGCATTCACATCATTCCTCCGGGGGTTGATACGGAGCGTTTCGACACCACCATTACACCCGAGGAGGCACGGTCAAAACTAGGCTGGCCTCAAGATCGACCAATTATCTTAGCTGTGCGACGGTTAGCTAAACGCATGGGCTTAGAAAATTTAATTGCAGCAGTGGATCAAGTGCGTAAGCGCTATCCAGACGTGCTACTACTGATAGCGGGTAAAGGCACACTGATGCCAACCTTGCAAGCACAGATTGAAGCATTAGGACTGACTGACCATGTGCGCTTGTTGGGTTTTGTCTCAGACCAAGATTTAGCCCTAGCTTACCGTGCTGCCACTTTCTCAGTTGTGCCAACCGTGGCATGGGAAGGCTTTGGTCTAATTGTTATTGAGTCCTTGGTAAATGGAACGCCAGTTCTAGGAACACCTGTAGATAGTATTCCAGAGATTTTACAGCCTTTCTCGGAAGACTTATTGTTTGAGGGGACTTCAGTTGATCAACTTGCTCAGGGCATGATCGAGGTATTTTCTGGTAAGCGTCAACTCCCTAGCTCTGAGGCTTGTGAAGCTTATGTTCATGAGCACTATACTTGGCCGGTGATTGCTCAACGAATTAAATCGGTTTATCAAGCTGCCATGGATTAA